The following coding sequences lie in one Cyanobacterium stanieri LEGE 03274 genomic window:
- a CDS encoding ABC transporter ATP-binding protein, translating into MASITFENVSKQFDNFTAVKNLNLSIDDGEFLVFVGPSGCGKTTSLRLLAGLETITSGHLYLDDRIVNKLPPKERNIAMVFQSYALYPHLSVYENMAFSLQLQGKSKSAIRRRVETAADQLGIAHLLERKPKELSGGQRQRVAVGRAIVREPSVFLMDEPLSNLDAKLRVQARTEICKLHAKLQTTFVYVTHDQVEAMTMGTRIAVMNHGILQQIDSPENLYNYPQNVFVAGFIGSPAMNFFKVNLIRKEAQLFLENEDFSLPIPQSLTAKYEQYPQKEYIFGIRPENIHDPQYEVADIMPIPVQAEVTLREMMGNEIILYLNTVGGEEFVARVDPRSPLKAGDKINLTFDMSHIHLFDTETEVNITL; encoded by the coding sequence ATGGCCAGTATAACTTTTGAAAATGTCAGTAAACAATTTGATAATTTTACTGCAGTTAAAAACTTAAATTTAAGCATCGATGACGGCGAATTTTTAGTCTTCGTCGGGCCTTCCGGATGTGGAAAAACAACATCTCTGCGTCTTTTAGCAGGGTTAGAAACCATTACATCAGGTCATCTATATTTAGACGATCGCATCGTAAACAAATTACCACCAAAAGAGCGTAACATCGCCATGGTGTTTCAATCCTACGCGCTCTATCCTCATCTGAGTGTATATGAAAATATGGCATTTAGTCTGCAATTGCAGGGTAAAAGTAAAAGTGCCATCCGCCGTAGGGTAGAAACCGCAGCCGATCAATTGGGTATTGCCCATTTGCTAGAACGTAAGCCCAAAGAGCTTTCTGGAGGACAAAGGCAGAGGGTGGCAGTGGGAAGGGCGATCGTCCGTGAACCATCAGTATTTTTGATGGATGAACCCCTATCGAACCTCGATGCAAAATTGAGGGTTCAAGCAAGGACAGAAATCTGTAAACTCCATGCAAAACTCCAAACCACCTTTGTTTATGTAACCCATGATCAAGTAGAAGCCATGACCATGGGAACGAGAATTGCGGTGATGAATCATGGTATTCTCCAACAGATAGACAGCCCCGAAAATCTTTACAATTATCCTCAAAATGTGTTTGTCGCTGGATTTATTGGTAGTCCGGCGATGAATTTTTTTAAGGTAAATTTAATTAGAAAAGAGGCTCAATTATTTTTAGAAAATGAAGACTTTTCCCTGCCTATCCCTCAATCTTTGACAGCAAAGTATGAACAATATCCTCAAAAAGAATATATCTTCGGTATTCGCCCCGAAAATATCCACGATCCCCAATATGAGGTAGCCGATATTATGCCCATTCCCGTCCAAGCTGAAGTTACACTAAGGGAAATGATGGGTAATGAAATCATCCTTTATCTTAATACTGTGGGTGGTGAAGAATTTGTGGCAAGGGTTGATCCACGATCGCCCCTAAAAGCAGGAGATAAAATTAATCTCACTTTTGATATGAGTCATATTCACTTATTTGACACCGAAACTGAGGTTAATATCACTTTGTAA